In a genomic window of Brettanomyces nanus chromosome 1, complete sequence:
- a CDS encoding uncharacterized protein (EggNog:ENOG41) produces the protein MESCKFLRLRALRAVRQSMKLQMVGQSAIQRNYHTRKGGDDAADKVRSVVDDDALLESMEKEDQMGSKNVSGSASSDPRYWRRQYNKNLTKVEEGLDQKIADRFQLSLPKVESYNDELKKDPLQRLKVNPTSLRLTLSDLIPEMSLVKAVRSHLASDQPSEFQQRFWSLMTGNLSTIGKGDQGSGRTTAVIVSALALKRNPNRGQGINSLILVKSTDLVIQYERTIKEIISHLKSAQGANSSQRVAQFLYRSDAEDELRQQTIVAHTPEPHILVSTPQRLLDLLSSRGMDFLKINNLSAIFVDDFDTMIDSDEYLESKKKAPIVQLLDYVMKLQDYRRQHNEPHPQLIFTVSNGTTSSLIEQIKEKTKWFDWARFAPLGTFDSDTNIPSRKAVPTNVAISSVLVRPYMSDKKKSAEKFKVKVYDMVPFEYGSDISNWLDKLYRSLEGNDMVYRKQRNRKKNRMSKDVKKLALDVLVGGFVKLTKKKGCSWLKQEKILMVYSDEIADSYIKKLLEKSHKAVRVFDAKEDADFFMKSEGPQILLVNTSALTGLTFKGLKNIVLLGIDTIKNLQGFVSAAGRLRGASRSGLVLEKYYTSFGEPIRPDIDIQKRIFLVNSEFDFEDIERNFLERVLIKAGLVRQFSSVGVLEPDFDKKKYNAKFVSDYGFFSSDK, from the coding sequence ATGGAGTCCTGCAAGTTTCTTCGGCTTCGAGCCCTCCGGGCTGTGAGACAGTCGATGAAACTGCAAATGGTGGGGCAGTCTGCTATACAGAGAAATTACCACACTAGGAAAGGAGGGGATGATGCAGCTGATAAAGTGAGATCCGtggttgatgatgacgCGTTATTAGAATcaatggagaaggaggatcAAATGGGAAGCAAAAATGTATCTGGTTCTGCATCTAGCGATCCACGGTATTGGAGAAGACAGTATAATAAGAATCTCACCAAAGTGGAAGAAGGATTGGATCAGAAGATCGCAGATCGGTTCCAGTTAAGTTTGCCTAAGGTAGAAAGTTATAATGATGAGCTCAAGAAGGATCCATTGCAACGACTGAAGGTTAATCCAACCAGTCTAAGGCTTACATTATCAGATCTTATACCAGAGATGTCCTTAGTAAAGGCTGTTCGGTCTCATTTGGCAAGTGATCAACCATCTGAATTTCAGCAGAGATTTTGGTCATTAATGACAGGTAATTTGAGTACCATAGGAAAGGGAGATCAGGGGAGTGGGCGAACCACTGCGGTGATTGTTTCtgctttggctttgaagagGAACCCCAACAGGGGACAAGGAATTAACAGCTTGATTTTAGTGAAATCTACTGATCTGGTAATTCAGTATGAAAGGACTATTAAAGAGATCATTTCACATTTAAAAAGTGCTCAAGGCGCCAATTCAAGCCAAAGAGTGGCTCAATTTCTCTATCGATCGGATGCGGAAGACGAGTTGCGTCAACAGACGATTGTTGCTCACACTCCAGAGCCTCATATCTTGGTTTCTACGCCTCAAAGATTATTAGATCTCTTGTCGTCCAGAGGAATGGATTTTTTGAAAATAAACAACTTGTCTGCCATATTTGTGGACGATTTTGATACCATGATAGATAGTGACGAATACCTGgagagcaagaagaaagcgCCTATAGTGCAGCTACTGGACTATGTAATGAAGTTACAGGATTATAGGAGACAGCACAATGAACCTCATCCGCAGCTAATCTTTACAGTATCAAATGGTACTACAAGCTCTTTGATAGAGCAgattaaagaaaaaactaAGTGGTTTGATTGGGCTAGATTTGCTCCATTGGGTACTTTCGATAGCGACACGAATATACCATCTAGAAAGGCGGTTCCAACAAATGTGGCCATTAGCTCGGTGCTTGTGCGCCCCTATATGAGcgataagaagaaatctgCAGAGAAATTCAAAGTGAAGGTGTATGACATGGTTCCGTTTGAATACGGATCGGATATTTCCAACTGGTTGGACAAGCTCTATAGATCGCTAGAAGGAAATGATATGGTGTATAGAAAGCaaaggaacagaaagaagaatcgGATGTCGAAAGATGTGAAGAAGCTTGCGTTAGATGTTTTAGTGGGTGGATTTGTGAAgttgacgaagaagaaggggTGTTCATGGTTGAaacaggagaagattttgatGGTGTACTCCGATGAGATTGCTGATAGTTATATAAAGAAGCTTCTAGAGAAGTCTCACAAAGCAGTGAGAGTGTTCGATGCTAAGGAGGACGCTGACTTTTTCATGAAATCCGAAGGTCCGcagattcttcttgttaACACCAGTGCATTGACAGGGTTGACTTTTAAAGgcttgaagaatattgttCTGTTAGGCATTGATACCATTAAGAACCTTCAAGGTTTTGTGAGTGCAGCTGGAAGACTAAGAGGAGCTTCACGGTCTGGCCTCGTTCTTGAGAAGTATTATACTTCGTTTGGTGAACCTATTCGGCCCGACATAGATATTCAAAAACGTATTTTTTTGGTCAACTCTGAATTCGACTTCGAGGATATTGAGAGGAACTTTCTAGAGAGGGTGTTGATCAAGGCGGGATTGGTGAGACAGTTCTCATCGGTTGGAGTACTGGAGCCAGAttttgataagaagaaatacaATGCTAAATTTGTCTCTGATTACGGTTTCTTCTCCAGCGACAAATGA
- a CDS encoding uncharacterized protein (BUSCO:EOG09343T8D) — protein sequence MSDNQDAIVSSLYPPPPPYIRFFTNDNVKKVKQLLEEGKSDEEISKIKNLKFLIPPQQPDKPTYRSFGDVWPFEDRFITLKESGVPQLYEGEEKSEGEAGDDKDYEEEVFTQERIEELKKLTKSLLLNFLELVGVLSKNPSATFEKIDNIRIILINLHHLLNSYRLHQSRESLILRIEERLRKDRDAIEKIETTCKNIETKIRMLVDSGDLQFDGKEGEDKSESSKGAADSDSETLMTDEKAMKKMKADAVREITKLCTN from the coding sequence ATGTCAGATAATCAAGATGCCATAGTCTCATCATTATAtcctccacctcctccttATATAAGATTCTTTACAAACGACAACGTaaagaaggtgaagcagCTTCTAGAGGAAGGAAAGAGCGACGAAGAGATCTCGAAGATCAAGAACCTCAAATTTTTGATTCCTCCACAACAACCGGATAAACCTACATACAGATCATTTGGGGATGTTTGGCCTTTCGAGGATCGGTTCATTACATTAAAAGAATCGGGAGTACCTCAGTTATATGAGGGGGAAGAAAAATCTGAGGGAGAAGCAGGAGACGATAAGGACTACGAGGAAGAAGTGTTTACccaagaaagaattgaagagctcaagaaattgaccaAATCACTTCTGCTTAACTTCTTAGAACTCGTAGGAGTTTTATCAAAGAACCCGAGTGCTACGTTTGAGAAAATAGACAATATACGGATAATCTTGATCAATTTACACCATTTGCTAAACAGTTATAGACTCCATCAATCTCGAGAATCGCTTATATTAcgaattgaagaaaggcTTCGAAAGGATCGAGATGCCATAGAAAAGATCGAGACCACATGCAAAAATATTGAGACTAAAATCCGGATGCTTGTTGACTCTGGAGATCTACAATTTGATGGGAAAGAGGGAGAAGACAAGTCCGAAAGCAGTAAGGGAGCAGCAGACAGTGACTCTGAAACGTTAATGACTGATGAAAAGGctatgaagaagatgaaggcaGATGCAGTGAGGGAAATCACAAAGCTCTGCACAAACTAA
- the VPS1 gene encoding vacuolar protein sorting-associated protein 1, with protein MDESLIQTINKLQDALAPLGAGSASPIDLPQITVVGSQSSGKSSVLENIVGREFLPRGSGIVTRRPLILQLINRRGHVDNHLTPEEKATIRAKNDDGRPSEDTDQEWGEFLHLPGKRYFNFDNIRKEIVRATDATAGTNSGISSVAINLRIYSPHVLTLTLVDLPGLTKVPVGDQPKDIEKLIRDMVLKYISKPNAILLAVNAANQDLANSDGLKLAREVDPEGVRTIGVLTKVDLMDEGTDVIDILAGRVIPLRCGYVPVVNRSQRDIETHKTIRIALTDEKRFFENHLAYSSKAQYCGTPYLAKKLSNILMNHIRATLPDIKLRIEAALKKYQQELDALGPEMAETPSSIVLNVITDFCNEYTGVIDGQTKDVSTNELSGGARISFVFHEIYKNGVYALDPFDQIKDADIRTIMYNSSGSSPSLFVGTQAFEVLVKQQIHRFEEPTLRCITLVFDELVRILSQILSQSEFLRYPGLKEQISQIFITYLRKIVAPTNTFAMDVISSEETYINTAHPDLLKGPQAISIVQERLHPQKVQVDPKTGKPLPPSQQKTMMEDNGGNKNSFFGGFFQSKNKKKLVAMEAPPNVLRASGQMTERETQETEVIKLLIQSYFNIVKKNVADIIPKAIMLKLIQQSKNEIQKVLLESLYNNKNLDSLVQENDITVARRKECKKMVEVLQNASQIVSTV; from the coding sequence ATGGATGAAAGCTTAATTCAGACCATCAATAAGTTGCAGGATGCTTTGGCCCCATTGGGAGCGGGCTCAGCCTCTCCTATAGATCTCCCTCAGATTACTGTGGTTGGTTCGCAATCTTCTGGTAAATCATCAGTTTTAGAGAACATCGTGGGACGTGAATTTTTACCTAGAGGTTCTGGAATTGTCACTAGAAGGCCTTTGATATTGCAATTGATTAATCGCAGAGGCCATGTAGATAACCACTTGACTCCTGAGGAAAAGGCCACCATCAGAGCCAAAAATGACGATGGTAGACCTTCAGAGGATACAGACCAGGAATGGGGTGAATTCTTGCATCTTCCTGGGAAGAGATATTTCAATTTTGACAACATTCGGAAGGAGATTGTTCGTGCTACTGATGCTACTGCGGGCACTAACTCTGGTATCTCATCTGTCGCCATCAATTTGAGAATTTACTCGCCTCATGTCCTCACCTTAACGTTGGTCGATCTTCCCGGTTTGACTAAAGTGCCTGTTGGTGACCAACCCaaggatattgaaaagttgatcaGAGATATGGTTCTGAAGTACATTTCCAAGCCTAATGCCATCTTGCTTGCCGTGAATGCTGCCAATCAGGACTTGGCTAACTCCGATGGTTTGAAGTTGGCGCGTGAGGTAGACCCTGAAGGAGTTCGTACCATTGGTGTCTTAACCAAGGTTGATTTGATGGATGAGGGAACTGATGTTATTGATATTCTTGCCGGCAGAGTCATTCCTTTGAGATGTGGCTATGTGCCTGTTGTTAATAGAAGTCAGAGGGATATTGAGACCCACAAGACTATCCGTATTGCTTTAACGGATGAGAAGCGGTTTTTTGAGAACCATCTTGCCTACAGTTCCAAGGCTCAGTATTGTGGTACTCCTTATTTGGCTAAGAAATTGAGTAATATTCTTATGAATCACATTAGGGCCACCTTGCCAGATATCAAGTTGCGGATTGAGGCAGCTTTGAAAAAGTATCAGCAGGAATTGGATGCTTTGGGTCCCGAAATGGCCGAGACACCAAGTTCCATTGTTTTGAATGTCATTACCGATTTCTGCAATGAGTATACTGGTGTTATTGATGGACAAACTAAGGATGTCAGCACTAACGAATTAAGTGGTGGTGCAAGAATTAGCTTTGTCTTTCATGAGATTTACAAAAATGGTGTATATGCCTTGGATCCATTTGACCAGATTAAGGATGCCGATATTCGTACCATAATGTACAActcttctggttcttctcCTTCGTTGTTTGTGGGTACTCAGGCGTTTGAGGTGCTTGTTAAACAGCAGATTCATCGTTTTGAAGAGCCTACTTTACGTTGTATCACATTGGTGTTCGATGAGTTAGTTCGTATTCTATCACAGATTCTTTCGCAATCTGAATTTCTTAGATACCCAGGATTGAAGGAGCAGATTTCTCAGATATTTATCACCTACCTGCGTAAGATAGTTGCACCCACAAATACCTTTGCTATGGATGTCATCAGTTCTGAAGAGACTTACATTAACACTGCTCATCCTGATTTGTTAAAAGGTCCCCAGGCGATTTCCATTGTGCAAGAAAGATTGCATCCTCAGAAGGTTCAAGTGGATCCTAAAACTGGTAAGCCTTTACCCCCATCTCAGCAAAAGACGATGATGGAAGACAATGGTGGTAACaagaattctttctttggaggtTTCTTCCAGtcaaagaacaaaaagaaactcGTCGCTATGGAAGCTCCACCAAATGTTTTACGTGCTAGCGGCCAGATGACGGAGAGAGAGACTCAGGAGACTGAGGTTATTAAACTGTTGATTCAATCATACTTTAACATTGTTAAAAAGAATGTGGCCGATATCATTCCAAAGGCCATCatgttgaagttgatccaACAGTCGAAGAACGAGATACAGAAGGTGCTACTTGAAAGTTTGTATAACAACAAAAATCTTGACTCTTTGGTTCAAGAGAACGATATAACTGTTGCTAGGAGAAAAGAGTGCAAGAAGATGGTCGAGGTGCTACAGAATGCCTCTCAAATTGTCTCTACTGTTTAA
- the YTA12 gene encoding Mitochondrial inner membrane m-AAA protease component (MEROPS:MER0002605) produces the protein MAICRRGFGNESVAFGVAVRSVFQRRLRSQYKRELNSMQIRGLSTRVNVCRVQMKGYSVRSSCVRLVQQRRLNSTEPPPKRTPGYNSHGERELSDEEAKELLKELKSLWHDSSIKENELRSKVKALFEKYEIGGLISPSASKIVSTILMDTEATKPGEKVDNVQKFHKCLMDYHLGKQLEFNGQYDNKFNPPPKDGKSNENKEKNKKQAETKILTAEIKLEWVLFWLGMSAFILYLASVDSNEKEITWQDFITSLLDKGYVAKLVVVNSDKVRVVLNERGRNQPMRDSDLDYYFTVSSVKNFEERLKKAQDENGVAEDSRIPVTYVHTTPIAKTLWSILPTILLFAFIFWSTSKLMKSGGGLSGGMFGNKKQFKKFNAENEVKIKFDDVAGCDEAKEEIMEFVNFLKHPERYERLGAKIPRGAILCGPPGTGKTLLAKATAGEASVPFYSVSGSEFVEMFVGVGASRVRDLFKTARENAPSIVFVDEIDAIGKSRSKGKASGGNDERENTLNQLLVELDGFSSSDYVVVLAGTNRSDVLDPALLRPGRFDRKIYLSNPELEGRKAIFAVHLRQIKLSPDCDLEDLKGRLATLTPGFSGADIANVCNEAALIAARHNEDYVRLHDFEQAIERVIAGLEKKSKVLSPEEKKVVAYHEAGHAICGWFMKYADPLLKVSIVPRGQSALGYAQYLPPDIYLYSTQKLLDQMTMTLGGRVSEELHFDSVTSGASNDFEKVTSMAQKMVMACGLSPKVGLVSYDIDRGTDMTKPFSDKTNRLIDGEIHRIVDQCYQRCKKLLINKSKEVEIVAQRLLSKEVITREDMIDLLGERPFPDQSDAFDKYIKGKKEKAAEAKGKEDRKKKKKGNNDSHSDSKEGDGGKA, from the coding sequence ATGGCCATATGCCGCAGAGGGTTTGGTAATGAGTCGGTGGCGTTCGGCGTTGCCGTTCGGAGCgtttttcaaagaagactAAGGTCTCAGTACAAAAGGGAGCTTAATTCGATGCAAATTCGAGGTCTTTCCACAAGGGTGAATGTCTGTAGAGTTCAAATGAAGGGGTATTCTGTTCGCTCTTCCTGTGTTCGTCTAGTGCAACAAAGAAGACTTAACTCAACGGAGCCTCCTCCAAAAAGAACTCCTGGATACAACAGTCACGGAGAAAGAGAACTTAGTGATGAGGAAGCTAAGGAACtgttgaaggaattgaagagtctCTGGCATGATAGTTCCATTAAGGAGAATGAGTTACGTTCAAAAGTCAAGGCATTGTTTGAAAAGTACGAAATTGGAGGTCTGATTTCTCCTTCGGCGTCTAAAATAGTGAGCACCATTTTAATGGATACTGAGGCGACAAAACCAGGTGAAAAAGTTGATAATGTCCAGAAATTCCATAAATGTTTGATGGATTACCATCTGGGAAAGCAGTTGGAATTCAATGGTCAATATGACAACAAGTTTAATCCACCTCCAAAGGACGGTAAGTCCAATgagaacaaagaaaagaataagaaaCAAGCCGAAACGAAAATTCTTACAGCGGAGATTAAGTTGGAATGGGTACTATTCTGGCTTGGTATGTCAGCCTTCATACTATACTTGGCAAGTGTCGATTCCaatgagaaggagatcaCCTGGCAAGATTTTATAACCTCATTATTGGATAAGGGTTACGTTGCAAAGTTGGTTGTGGTCAACAGTGATAAAGTGCGTGTGGTTTTGAATGAACGTGGTCGTAATCAACCAATGAGAGACAGTGACTTAGATTACTATTTCACGGTGAGCTCTGTCAAGAACTTCGAGGAACGCTTAAAGAAAGCCCAAGATGAGAACGGTGTTGCTGAAGATTCTAGGATTCCAGTTACCTATGTTCATACCACTCCTATTGCCAAGACTCTTTGGAGCATATTGCCTACGATTCTATTGTTTGCCTTTATATTCTGGTCTACTTCGAAGCTTATGAAGAGTGGAGGTGGACTTTCAGGAGGCATGTTTGGTAACAAGAAGCAGTTCAAGAAGTTCAATGCCGAGAATGAGGTCAAGATTAAGTTTGATGACGTTGCTGGCTGTGATGAGGCTAAGGAGGAGATTATGGAGTTTGTCAACTTCTTAAAGCATCCAGAAAGATACGAGAGATTGGGTGCTAAGATTCCTCGTGGTGCCATTTTATGTGGTCCTCCAGGTACTGGTAAAACTCTTTTAGCCAAGGCAACGGCCGGAGAGGCAAGTGTTCCATTCTATTCAGTTTCAGGTTCTGAATTTGTGGAAATGTTTGTCGGTGTTGGTGCCTCAAGAGTTCGGGATTTGTTCAAGACTGCCCGTGAAAATGCTCCTTCTATTGTGTTTGTTGACGAAATCGATGCCATTGGTAAGTCCAGATCTAAAGGTAAGGCTTCTGGAGGTAACGATGAAAGAGAGAATACTTTGAATCAATTACTTGTTGAATTGGACGGTTTCTCCTCTAGTGATTACGTAGTTGTTCTTGCGGGTACCAACAGATCCGATGTGTTAGATCCGGCATTACTTAGACCCGGACGTTTTGACCGAAAGATTTATTTGAGCAACCCAGAATTGGAAGGCAGAAAGGCTATCTTTGCTGTCCATCTTCGACAAATTAAATTATCGCCGGACTGTGATCTCGAAGATTTGAAAGGCAGGTTGGCTACGTTGACACCTGGTTTCTCGGGTGCAGATATTGCCAACGTCTGCAATGAGGCCGCTTTAATTGCTGCAAGACATAACGAAGACTATGTCAGGTTACATGACTTTGAGCAAGCCATTGAAAGGGTCATTGCTGgtttagagaagaagagtaaaGTTTTGTCACcagaggagaaaaaggtggTGGCATACCATGAAGCTGGTCATGCAATTTGTGGTTGGTTTATGAAGTATGCAGATCCTTTATTGAAAGTGTCTATTGTGCCTAGGGGACAGAGTGCTCTTGGTTACGCACAATACTTGCCTCCAGATATCTATCTTTATTCTACTCAGAAGTTACTTGATCAGATGACTATGACCCTTGGTGGAAGGGTCAGCGAGGAGCTTCATTTTGACTCTGTGACATCAGGTGCTTCCAACGATTTTGAGAAGGTTACTAGTATGGCCCAAAAGATGGTTATGGCATGTGGATTGTCACCTAAGGTGGGGCTAGTTTCTTACGACATTGATAGGGGTACCGATATGACAAAGCCATTCAGTGACAAAACAAATCGACTGATTGACGGTGAGATCCATAGAATTGTGGATCAGTGCTACCAGAGATGcaagaagt